The following are from one region of the candidate division WOR-3 bacterium genome:
- a CDS encoding RidA family protein, producing MTNKKIVFTDQAPRPIGPYSQAVIFDRLVFISGQIGIDPQTGELVSGGVAEETKQIFKNLKEILSAIGLNFSNIVKTTVYLTDLSTFSVMNAVYGEYFESNYPARATVEVKALPKKAKVEIDAIAVLE from the coding sequence ATGACAAACAAAAAGATTGTTTTTACTGATCAAGCTCCGCGGCCAATTGGACCTTACAGCCAAGCAGTAATTTTCGATCGTTTGGTATTTATATCTGGACAAATTGGCATTGATCCGCAAACTGGTGAATTAGTATCAGGCGGAGTAGCCGAAGAGACAAAACAGATTTTTAAAAATCTTAAAGAAATTCTAAGTGCGATTGGGCTTAATTTTTCCAATATTGTAAAAACTACGGTTTATCTTACTGATCTATCGACATTCAGTGTCATGAATGCAGTTTATGGTGAATATTTCGAAAGCAATTATCCAGCTCGTGCGACCGTTGAGGTTAAGGCACTTCCCAAAAAGGCCAAGGTAGAGATCGATGCAATAGCGGTACTCGAATAA
- a CDS encoding hydrogenase 3 maturation endopeptidase HyCI, producing MVIILGIGNRLRGDDGVGSIIAEELKKYERENFIVYDCETTPENYIEKVISGNPRWIIFIDACNFNAPAGTFKIFEETEISQITSKVISTHTLPITVLIALIKRSLPKARISLIGVQPKRLNFCNKLSNELNKTKAKIIDFILKNIKNVSFADETSYKSL from the coding sequence GTGGTAATTATATTAGGAATTGGAAATCGTCTTAGAGGCGATGATGGTGTTGGAAGCATTATTGCGGAGGAGCTAAAAAAATACGAGCGTGAAAATTTTATTGTTTATGATTGCGAAACAACTCCCGAAAATTATATTGAGAAAGTTATTAGCGGAAATCCCCGGTGGATAATTTTTATCGATGCTTGCAATTTTAATGCACCTGCCGGTACCTTTAAAATATTTGAAGAAACTGAAATTTCTCAAATTACCAGCAAAGTTATTTCTACCCACACTTTGCCGATTACAGTTCTGATCGCATTAATAAAGCGTTCTTTGCCAAAAGCTAGAATTTCTCTAATAGGTGTCCAACCTAAAAGATTAAACTTTTGTAATAAATTAAGCAATGAACTTAATAAAACTAAAGCGAAAATTATTGATTTTATTTTGAAAAATATAAAAAATGTTAGCTTCGCGGATGAAACATCTTATAAGTCTCTCTAA